A portion of the Rhodopseudomonas sp. BAL398 genome contains these proteins:
- a CDS encoding sensor histidine kinase — translation MPSEPRPSPGADYNEFRQDELPYRRRQQAILREFGTVALQTRDFRHILQQATELSARGLGCSFAKVLEYLPNEQRLIVRAGIGWPAGTVDHVSLGADIESPAGFAFQTGQSVISNHLQEETRFRTPALLAEQGIRRAINVIIRRGGEGNTPFGVLEADSPDSGQFDDADADFLAGFAGLLGIAIERQHADAKLQEALDKLQQALDHEALLTREMSHRVKNSLTSVVGLLRVQARGSDSVDVKNALENAAMRVASIAEVHDHLWRGSKVGFVDLSDFVGHLCKNLQNSAPEHSIQCYSDPIIISADKAIPLGLLVNELVTNAVKYAYVDGPGVIRVDAREINGHLIIEISDEGLGLPDGFDINHPRKTLGFRVINGLVRQLVGELNISKNIPRGSLFTIKFALDPH, via the coding sequence ATGCCTTCCGAACCGAGACCCTCCCCCGGGGCCGACTATAATGAGTTCCGTCAGGATGAGCTTCCGTATCGTCGGCGCCAGCAGGCTATTCTTCGGGAGTTTGGAACCGTCGCGTTACAGACCCGAGACTTCCGACACATCCTTCAGCAGGCGACCGAACTAAGTGCCCGTGGTCTCGGATGTTCGTTCGCGAAAGTTTTGGAATATCTGCCGAATGAGCAGCGCTTGATCGTGCGTGCGGGCATCGGCTGGCCCGCGGGTACAGTGGACCACGTATCGCTCGGCGCGGATATTGAGTCTCCAGCCGGCTTTGCCTTTCAGACCGGCCAATCGGTCATATCCAATCATTTGCAGGAAGAAACCCGCTTCCGAACCCCTGCACTTTTGGCCGAACAAGGCATCAGACGCGCGATCAACGTCATCATCCGACGCGGTGGCGAGGGTAATACACCGTTCGGTGTCCTCGAGGCTGATAGTCCGGATTCTGGCCAATTCGACGACGCGGACGCGGATTTTCTGGCGGGTTTTGCTGGCCTGCTTGGCATTGCGATTGAGCGTCAGCATGCAGACGCCAAGCTGCAGGAAGCCCTCGATAAACTGCAGCAAGCCCTCGATCACGAGGCGCTATTGACGCGAGAGATGAGCCACCGCGTCAAGAACAGTTTGACCTCAGTCGTTGGACTTCTGCGAGTCCAGGCCCGCGGCTCAGATTCCGTCGATGTGAAGAACGCGTTGGAAAACGCGGCGATGCGTGTCGCGTCGATCGCGGAGGTTCATGACCATCTGTGGCGAGGTAGCAAGGTTGGATTTGTCGATCTCTCCGATTTTGTCGGGCACCTATGCAAAAATCTTCAGAATTCCGCACCGGAACACTCGATACAATGCTATTCCGATCCTATTATCATTTCAGCAGACAAGGCAATTCCGTTAGGACTGCTTGTCAACGAACTGGTGACGAACGCCGTCAAATATGCTTACGTCGATGGACCTGGTGTGATCAGGGTCGATGCGCGAGAAATTAACGGGCATCTGATTATTGAGATTTCCGACGAAGGCCTGGGCCTGCCTGATGGATTTGATATCAATCATCCACGGAAGACGCTTGGCTTCCGAGTTATCAATGGCTTGGTCCGGCAATTGGTTGGCGAACTAAACATCTCAAAAAACATACCAAGGGGATCGCTATTCACGATAAAATTCGCGCTCGATCCCCACTAG
- a CDS encoding response regulator, with protein MHPTVTPACILVVEDETFIRMDAVEIIRAAGFDILEATNADQAIRMLELHSSIQLIFIDMPGSMNGLRLVAAVRDGWPPVKIIATSGYFKVKAGDLPSDARFISKPYQPAQLISAIRELTAAA; from the coding sequence ATGCATCCAACCGTGACGCCGGCCTGTATTCTCGTGGTCGAAGATGAAACGTTCATTCGCATGGATGCGGTTGAAATAATCCGGGCAGCCGGGTTTGACATTTTGGAGGCGACAAACGCCGACCAGGCCATTCGAATGCTCGAACTTCACTCCAGCATTCAGCTCATCTTCATTGACATGCCAGGATCCATGAATGGTTTGAGACTGGTGGCAGCGGTCAGAGACGGTTGGCCACCCGTCAAGATCATTGCGACTTCCGGATATTTCAAGGTCAAAGCTGGCGATCTTCCCTCGGACGCCCGTTTTATCTCCAAGCCCTACCAACCAGCCCAACTCATCAGCGCTATTCGCGAACTTACTGCCGCCGCGTGA
- a CDS encoding DUF2274 domain-containing protein produces MTKLKLGSLLDDRPVKLSVELPASVHRDLVAYGELLARTTGTAGPIEPVKLIAPMLERFMATDRVFAKARRNPSSNTE; encoded by the coding sequence ATGACCAAGCTCAAACTGGGCTCGCTTCTCGACGACAGACCGGTCAAGCTCAGCGTCGAATTGCCGGCATCGGTTCACCGCGATCTCGTCGCCTATGGAGAGTTGTTGGCACGAACCACCGGCACCGCAGGACCGATCGAACCGGTTAAACTGATCGCGCCGATGCTCGAGCGATTCATGGCGACCGATCGGGTCTTCGCAAAGGCTCGACGAAATCCGTCGTCAAATACCGAGTAA
- a CDS encoding TrbI/VirB10 family protein: MNRDRRQDDASDAFRPASDPVAAFQIRPERPRVTRLSRKVLMAGTAIALVAVSGAVFWALQNNRHRADAPEELYSTEHRTKADGLSGLPRDYAGIPRQATPLGPPLPGDLGRPMLNAGAASNTVIPAAPAADPEAQRRDQEIEAARLSRLFASTNTRELPPIVPTPASATPPEASAVLNPNTQTSADSTFAQNGQDRKLAFINASVDRRTTSPDRLAAPVSPYVVQAGTVIPGALITGIRSDLPGLITAQVSENVYDSPSGKFLLIPQGARLIGQYDSQVAFGQSRVLLVWTRLIMPNGKSIVLERQPGADTAGYSGLEDEVDNHWGALFKAAMLSTLLSVGSEVGTSGSEDDVVQAIRRGSSQSFNQVGQRVVSRNLDIQPTLTIRPGFPVRVIVNRDLVLAPYNQDAAK; this comes from the coding sequence ATGAATCGCGACCGGCGACAGGACGACGCCTCCGACGCGTTTCGGCCGGCCAGCGATCCGGTCGCGGCGTTTCAAATCCGGCCCGAGCGACCGCGGGTGACGCGGCTCTCGCGCAAGGTGCTGATGGCCGGCACGGCAATCGCGCTGGTCGCTGTCTCCGGCGCGGTGTTCTGGGCGCTGCAGAACAATCGCCATCGTGCCGATGCGCCGGAAGAACTCTACAGCACAGAGCATCGCACCAAGGCCGATGGATTGTCCGGACTGCCACGGGATTACGCCGGCATCCCGCGCCAAGCGACGCCGCTCGGCCCGCCGTTGCCCGGCGATCTCGGGCGGCCCATGCTCAACGCCGGCGCGGCATCGAACACGGTCATCCCAGCTGCACCCGCGGCGGATCCGGAGGCGCAGCGGCGGGACCAAGAGATCGAGGCGGCGCGGTTGAGCCGGTTGTTTGCATCGACCAACACCCGAGAACTGCCTCCGATCGTGCCAACCCCGGCGTCGGCAACACCACCCGAAGCCAGCGCAGTGTTGAATCCCAACACGCAGACTTCAGCCGACTCGACCTTCGCGCAGAACGGCCAGGACCGGAAACTCGCCTTCATCAACGCCTCGGTCGATCGGCGGACGACGAGCCCCGACCGGCTGGCAGCTCCGGTCTCGCCTTACGTGGTGCAGGCCGGTACCGTCATTCCCGGCGCGCTGATCACCGGCATCCGCTCGGACTTGCCCGGCCTGATCACCGCCCAGGTCTCGGAAAACGTCTATGACAGCCCGAGCGGCAAGTTTCTTCTCATTCCACAAGGAGCGCGGCTGATCGGCCAGTACGACAGCCAGGTCGCTTTCGGTCAGTCACGCGTCCTCTTGGTCTGGACCCGGCTGATCATGCCGAACGGCAAATCGATCGTACTGGAGCGCCAGCCCGGCGCCGACACCGCCGGGTATTCGGGACTGGAGGACGAGGTCGACAACCATTGGGGTGCGCTGTTCAAGGCAGCGATGCTCTCGACGCTGCTCAGCGTCGGCTCCGAAGTCGGCACCAGCGGCAGCGAGGACGATGTCGTCCAGGCAATCCGCCGTGGCAGCTCACAGAGTTTTAATCAGGTCGGGCAACGCGTCGTCAGTCGAAACCTCGATATCCAACCCACGCTCACGATCCGTCCCGGATTCCCGGTCCGTGTGATCGTCAACCGCGACCTGGTGCTGGCACCATACAATCAGGATGCCGCAAAATGA
- the trbG gene encoding P-type conjugative transfer protein TrbG, which yields MPAPHPLARTSSVRAASALLLMSASMLAGCSHLQKPPEIALDDPAEPAVLLGDPPAPVQVVELAKPLPLPGQLKPLARGKPTPEAKDPAVRVNQANAAARVQPARNGFINAVQVYPFTSGALYQVYAAPGQITDVALQAGEQLTGSGPVAAGDTVRWIIGDTESETGASKKVHILIKPTRPDLVTNLVINTDRRTYFLELRSTEKTYMASVSWQYPEDQLIALRRHNAAALTAAPIDEGIEVSKLRFRYAITGDNPPWRPLSAFDDGSKVYIEMPRGIGQGEAPPLFVIGPEGDGQLVNYRVRQNYYIVDRLFGAAELRLGGDHQQTVRISRTDGRL from the coding sequence ATGCCCGCTCCGCACCCGCTCGCCCGGACGTCGTCAGTGAGGGCCGCGTCGGCGTTGCTGCTGATGTCCGCTTCGATGCTTGCCGGCTGCTCGCATCTCCAAAAGCCGCCGGAAATCGCGCTCGACGATCCGGCAGAACCCGCCGTGCTGCTCGGCGATCCGCCAGCGCCGGTGCAAGTCGTCGAACTCGCCAAACCGCTGCCGCTACCCGGTCAGTTGAAGCCATTGGCGCGCGGCAAACCCACGCCCGAGGCGAAGGACCCGGCCGTGCGCGTCAATCAGGCCAATGCCGCCGCACGGGTCCAGCCGGCACGCAACGGCTTTATCAACGCCGTGCAGGTCTATCCATTCACCAGCGGCGCGCTCTATCAGGTCTACGCGGCGCCTGGCCAAATCACCGATGTGGCGCTCCAAGCTGGCGAGCAGCTGACCGGCTCCGGGCCCGTCGCTGCCGGCGACACCGTGCGCTGGATCATCGGCGACACCGAGAGCGAGACCGGCGCCTCCAAGAAGGTCCACATCCTGATCAAGCCGACCCGTCCCGATCTCGTCACCAACCTCGTCATCAACACCGACCGGCGGACCTATTTCCTTGAACTGCGTTCGACCGAGAAGACCTACATGGCCTCGGTGTCCTGGCAGTATCCCGAAGACCAGCTCATTGCGCTGCGACGCCACAACGCAGCCGCCTTGACCGCGGCACCGATCGATGAGGGCATCGAGGTTTCCAAACTGCGCTTCCGTTACGCGATCACCGGCGACAATCCGCCTTGGCGGCCATTGTCCGCCTTCGACGACGGCTCAAAAGTCTATATCGAGATGCCACGCGGGATCGGGCAGGGCGAAGCGCCGCCGCTGTTCGTCATCGGACCTGAAGGCGACGGTCAACTCGTCAATTATCGCGTCCGGCAAAACTATTATATCGTCGACCGGCTGTTCGGCGCCGCCGAGTTGCGGCTTGGGGGCGACCACCAGCAGACGGTCCGTATCTCCCGCACCGACGGGAGGCTTTGA
- the trbF gene encoding conjugal transfer protein TrbF, translated as MFRRSSVRYGRTPQAVTPYQKATQVWDERIGSARVQAKNWRLMAFGSLMLSAGLAGSLVWQSLRGSVTAWVVQVDRLGQAQAVAPAAIDYQPTEAQIAYHLARFIEDIRGLPVDPVVLRQQWLRAYDFTTDRGAAALNDFARTNDPFANLGKMQISVEVSSVIRASPNSFRVAWIQRAYENGSLATTDRWTAILTVVIQPPHDADRLRKNPLGVYVNAISWSKELGQ; from the coding sequence ATGTTTCGCAGATCATCGGTCCGCTACGGTCGCACGCCGCAGGCTGTGACACCGTATCAGAAGGCGACGCAAGTCTGGGACGAACGCATCGGTTCGGCCCGCGTCCAGGCCAAGAACTGGCGCCTGATGGCGTTCGGCTCGCTGATGCTGTCGGCGGGTCTGGCGGGCAGTCTGGTCTGGCAATCCTTGCGCGGCAGCGTCACGGCCTGGGTGGTGCAGGTCGATCGCCTCGGTCAGGCGCAGGCGGTGGCACCCGCGGCCATCGACTATCAGCCGACCGAGGCGCAGATCGCCTATCACCTCGCGCGGTTCATCGAGGATATCAGGGGACTGCCGGTCGATCCGGTCGTGCTGCGCCAACAATGGCTGCGCGCGTACGACTTCACCACGGACCGCGGCGCCGCCGCGCTCAACGATTTCGCCCGCACCAATGATCCGTTCGCCAATCTCGGCAAGATGCAGATCTCGGTCGAGGTCTCCAGCGTCATCCGCGCTTCGCCGAATAGTTTCCGCGTCGCCTGGATTCAGCGCGCCTACGAGAATGGCTCGCTCGCCACAACCGACCGCTGGACCGCGATCCTGACAGTCGTGATTCAACCGCCGCACGACGCCGATCGTCTGCGCAAGAACCCACTCGGAGTTTACGTCAACGCCATCAGCTGGTCGAAGGAGCTTGGACAATGA
- the trbL gene encoding P-type conjugative transfer protein TrbL, whose amino-acid sequence MGGTGVIDRFLAVFTQYIDSGFGLLQPEVAFVATTLIAIDITLAALFWSWGGDNDIIARLVKKTLFVGVFAYLIGNWNKLARIIFESFSGLGLKAAGSGLSAADFLRPGRVAQVGLDAGRPLLEQISSLMGYIAFFENFIQITVLLLAWVMVLLAFFILAIQLFVTLIEFKLTTLAGFVLIPFGLFGKSAFMAERVLGNVISSGIKVLVLAVIVGIGSTLFSQFTSVAATPPSIDDAMAMVLAALSLLGLGIFGPGIANGLVSGGPQLGAGSAVGAAAAGGGVVAAGVAGTAMAGGGLAAAGGIAAGAARGGAALAGGATTAFRAGGASGLATTGLSKGAEAVTSPLLRAAENLKSSFEAGGRAAAGEGSSADAGGAASSAGEPPAWARRMKRAQTINHGTSAAAHAVRSGDHGGGGASVNLSEGE is encoded by the coding sequence ATGGGCGGCACCGGCGTCATCGATCGATTTCTCGCGGTCTTCACCCAATATATCGATAGCGGCTTCGGACTGCTGCAGCCCGAGGTGGCCTTTGTCGCCACCACGCTGATCGCCATCGATATCACGCTGGCGGCGCTGTTCTGGAGCTGGGGTGGCGATAACGACATCATCGCGCGGCTGGTGAAGAAGACGCTGTTCGTCGGCGTCTTCGCCTATCTGATCGGCAATTGGAACAAGCTCGCCCGGATCATCTTCGAGAGCTTCTCTGGTCTCGGCCTGAAAGCTGCCGGGTCTGGACTTTCCGCCGCCGACTTCCTGCGCCCCGGCCGCGTCGCCCAGGTCGGGCTCGACGCCGGTCGGCCGCTGTTGGAGCAGATCTCCAGCCTGATGGGCTACATCGCCTTCTTCGAGAATTTCATCCAGATCACGGTGTTGCTGCTGGCTTGGGTGATGGTGCTGCTGGCATTTTTCATCCTGGCGATCCAGCTCTTCGTCACCCTGATCGAATTCAAGCTAACGACGCTGGCGGGCTTCGTGCTGATTCCCTTCGGCCTGTTCGGCAAGTCCGCCTTCATGGCCGAGCGCGTGCTCGGCAACGTCATCTCGTCCGGCATCAAGGTGCTGGTGCTCGCCGTCATCGTCGGCATCGGCTCGACGCTGTTCTCGCAGTTCACATCGGTCGCTGCTACCCCGCCATCAATCGACGACGCGATGGCGATGGTGCTCGCGGCGCTCTCGCTGCTCGGCCTCGGGATCTTCGGCCCCGGTATTGCCAATGGCCTCGTCTCCGGCGGTCCGCAGCTTGGCGCAGGCTCGGCTGTCGGCGCGGCCGCAGCGGGTGGTGGCGTTGTTGCTGCAGGCGTTGCCGGCACCGCCATGGCCGGCGGCGGACTGGCCGCGGCTGGTGGCATTGCGGCCGGCGCCGCGCGCGGCGGCGCAGCACTGGCCGGCGGCGCCACGACAGCGTTTCGTGCCGGGGGCGCATCGGGATTGGCAACGACCGGCCTCTCCAAAGGAGCGGAGGCTGTAACCAGCCCGCTGCTCCGCGCTGCCGAAAACCTCAAGAGCAGCTTCGAGGCCGGAGGCCGAGCCGCGGCAGGTGAGGGGAGTTCGGCAGACGCCGGCGGAGCCGCATCATCCGCCGGCGAACCGCCGGCCTGGGCGCGCCGCATGAAGCGCGCGCAAACCATCAACCACGGGACGTCCGCTGCCGCACACGCTGTTCGCTCCGGCGATCATGGCGGCGGCGGAGCCTCCGTCAATCTCTCTGAGGGGGAATAG
- the trbK-alt gene encoding putative entry exclusion protein TrbK-alt, whose product MTMRSRFNQLTILAGVVTVTFIVVACTIPLRDPEQTPTASPAAEQIDPLAAELARCRTVTLEQTEALAKCRQIWAERRRQFLKQKTAPTPTLTPTGVPNGNAAEVNPRKDESRVPQGWPSVSTGQGE is encoded by the coding sequence ATGACGATGCGCAGCAGATTCAACCAACTGACGATTTTGGCGGGCGTTGTAACGGTCACTTTCATCGTTGTCGCGTGCACCATTCCGCTACGCGACCCGGAACAGACACCGACCGCGTCGCCCGCAGCCGAGCAGATCGATCCATTGGCGGCCGAACTCGCCCGCTGCCGGACGGTGACATTGGAGCAAACCGAAGCCCTTGCGAAGTGTCGTCAGATCTGGGCTGAGCGGCGCCGCCAGTTCCTCAAGCAGAAGACCGCACCGACTCCGACTCTCACTCCAACGGGGGTGCCGAACGGCAACGCCGCGGAGGTTAATCCGCGGAAGGACGAGAGCCGTGTGCCGCAGGGGTGGCCATCAGTTTCCACCGGGCAGGGCGAATGA
- the trbJ gene encoding P-type conjugative transfer protein TrbJ translates to MIKLRHLAAASAVALSLILGAPPLAAQWVVFDPNNYAQNVLTAARELQQINNQITSLQNQAQMLISQARNLASLPYSSLQQVESSIQRTQQLLAQAQNIAFNVQQIDHAFQTTYGSANASQSSQALIGNAQTRWQNSVAALQDALRVQAGVVGNLDTNRTQMSALVTSSQTATGGLQATQAGNQLLALQAQQLADLTAAVAAQGRAQSLHAAQQAAAQDQAREQLRRFLSPGTGYQPSNVAMFHP, encoded by the coding sequence ATGATCAAGCTCCGTCACCTGGCGGCGGCAAGCGCCGTCGCATTGTCGCTCATCCTCGGGGCGCCACCGCTTGCGGCGCAGTGGGTCGTGTTCGACCCCAACAACTATGCGCAGAATGTTTTGACCGCCGCACGAGAGCTGCAGCAGATCAACAACCAGATTACGTCGTTACAAAATCAGGCGCAGATGCTGATCAGCCAGGCGCGCAATCTTGCGAGCCTGCCATATTCCTCGCTGCAACAGGTGGAATCCTCGATCCAGCGCACACAGCAGCTTCTTGCGCAGGCGCAGAACATTGCCTTCAACGTCCAGCAGATCGATCACGCCTTTCAGACCACCTATGGCAGCGCCAATGCGAGCCAATCCAGCCAGGCGCTGATCGGCAACGCCCAGACGCGTTGGCAGAACTCGGTCGCGGCGCTGCAGGATGCGCTGCGGGTGCAGGCCGGCGTGGTCGGCAATCTCGACACCAATCGCACCCAGATGTCGGCCTTGGTGACCTCGAGCCAGACGGCAACCGGCGGACTTCAGGCCACCCAAGCAGGCAACCAGCTCCTCGCGCTGCAGGCACAGCAACTCGCCGATCTCACCGCGGCAGTGGCCGCTCAGGGCCGCGCGCAGTCGCTTCATGCGGCCCAGCAGGCCGCGGCGCAAGATCAGGCCAGGGAACAGCTCCGCCGCTTCCTCAGCCCCGGCACCGGCTATCAGCCCTCCAACGTGGCGATGTTTCATCCATGA
- the trbE gene encoding conjugal transfer protein TrbE produces the protein MMNLTEYRRSITHLGDFLPWAALVDEGIVLNKDGSFQRTAQFRGPDLDSAVPAELAGVASRLNNALRRFGSGWAVFVEAQRYPANKYPEGHFPDVASALVDVERRAEFEREGAHYESGYFLTFLYLPPPEDTARTERFLYEGRDRRDDEDARQVQRGFVDRTDRVLGLVEGFMPELKWLDDEETLTYLHSTVSTKRQRVRVPEIPMYLDALLADQPLTGGLEPMLGQSHLRVLTVVGFPTVTTPGILDELNRLAFAYRWATRAIMLDKTDATRMLTKIRRQWFAKRKSIAAILKEVMTNEASTLIDSDAHNKALDADAALQELGSDAIGQAFVTATVTVWDDDPRVADEKLRLVEKVIQGRDFTCMVESVNAVEAWLGSLPGHAYANVRQPPVSTLNLAHMIPLSAVWAGPARDEHLGAPALFFGRTEGATPFRFSLHVGDVGHTLVVGPTGAGKSVLLALMALQFRRYPRNQIFAFDFGGSIRAAALAMGGDWHDLGGDLTDGASSSLSLQPLSRIPDVPERAWAADWIVNILSREGITTTPEVKEHLWSALTSLASAPDTERTLTGLSVLLQAQALKRALQPYCIGGASGRLLDAETERLGDSPVQVFETEGLIGTAAAPAVLAYLFHRIEHRLDGRPTLLIIDEGWLALDDEGFAGQVREWLKTLRKKNASVVFATQSLSDIDNSAIAPAIIESCPTRLLLPNERAIEPQISAVYQRFGLNDRQIEILARATPKRDYYCQSRRGNRLFELGLGAIALALCAASSKADQALIARVLAEHGRDGFVSEWLRRRDAGWAADLIPDLRNLEFPT, from the coding sequence ATGATGAACCTCACAGAGTATCGTCGATCGATAACCCATCTGGGGGATTTCCTGCCCTGGGCCGCTCTGGTTGATGAAGGCATCGTTCTCAACAAGGACGGCTCGTTTCAGCGGACGGCGCAGTTTCGGGGACCGGATCTGGATTCCGCGGTGCCGGCGGAACTGGCCGGCGTCGCCAGCCGGCTGAACAACGCGTTGCGCAGGTTCGGGTCGGGCTGGGCAGTCTTTGTCGAAGCGCAGCGCTACCCCGCCAACAAATATCCCGAGGGCCATTTTCCGGATGTGGCGTCAGCCCTGGTTGACGTCGAGCGCCGCGCCGAATTCGAGCGGGAAGGGGCGCATTACGAATCGGGTTATTTCCTGACCTTCCTCTATCTGCCGCCGCCGGAAGACACCGCGCGCACCGAGAGATTCCTCTACGAGGGGCGTGATCGCCGTGATGACGAGGATGCTCGGCAAGTTCAACGCGGTTTCGTCGATCGCACCGACCGGGTGCTCGGGCTTGTCGAGGGCTTCATGCCCGAACTCAAATGGCTCGATGACGAGGAGACGCTGACTTATCTGCATTCGACCGTCTCGACCAAACGCCAGCGCGTCCGCGTCCCGGAGATCCCGATGTATCTCGACGCTCTGCTGGCCGACCAGCCGTTGACCGGCGGCCTGGAGCCGATGCTGGGACAGTCCCATCTGCGCGTGCTGACGGTCGTCGGGTTTCCGACGGTGACCACCCCCGGGATTCTGGACGAGCTCAACCGGCTCGCATTCGCCTACCGCTGGGCGACCCGCGCCATCATGCTCGACAAGACCGACGCGACCAGGATGCTGACCAAGATCCGCCGGCAATGGTTCGCCAAGCGCAAATCGATCGCGGCGATCCTGAAGGAGGTGATGACCAACGAAGCCTCGACGCTGATCGATAGCGATGCCCACAACAAGGCGTTGGATGCCGACGCGGCGTTGCAGGAACTGGGATCCGATGCGATCGGCCAGGCCTTCGTGACCGCAACCGTCACGGTGTGGGACGACGACCCTCGTGTCGCCGATGAGAAGCTCCGCCTGGTGGAGAAGGTGATCCAGGGACGCGATTTCACCTGCATGGTGGAGAGCGTCAACGCGGTCGAAGCTTGGCTCGGATCGCTACCCGGCCATGCCTATGCCAACGTCCGACAGCCGCCGGTCTCGACGCTCAACCTCGCACACATGATCCCGCTGTCCGCGGTCTGGGCCGGCCCTGCGCGAGACGAGCATTTGGGGGCGCCGGCATTGTTTTTCGGCAGGACCGAAGGCGCAACGCCGTTTCGGTTCTCACTTCACGTCGGCGACGTCGGCCATACCCTGGTGGTCGGTCCGACCGGCGCCGGCAAGTCGGTGTTGCTGGCACTGATGGCGCTGCAATTCCGACGCTATCCGCGCAATCAGATCTTTGCTTTCGACTTCGGCGGCTCGATCCGCGCCGCCGCGCTGGCGATGGGCGGAGATTGGCACGATCTCGGCGGCGATCTGACCGACGGCGCCTCGAGCTCTCTTTCGCTGCAGCCGCTGTCGCGCATCCCCGATGTTCCCGAGCGCGCTTGGGCCGCGGATTGGATCGTCAACATCCTCTCTCGCGAGGGCATCACCACCACACCGGAGGTGAAAGAGCATCTGTGGTCGGCGCTGACCTCGCTCGCTTCGGCGCCGGACACTGAGCGCACACTGACCGGCCTGTCGGTGCTGCTGCAGGCGCAGGCGCTGAAGCGCGCGCTGCAGCCCTATTGCATTGGCGGGGCGTCCGGTCGGTTGCTCGACGCTGAGACCGAACGGCTGGGAGATTCCCCGGTCCAGGTGTTCGAGACCGAGGGGCTGATCGGCACGGCCGCTGCGCCCGCCGTTCTCGCCTATCTGTTCCATCGCATTGAACACCGCCTCGATGGCCGGCCGACGCTGTTGATCATCGACGAGGGGTGGCTGGCGCTGGATGACGAGGGCTTTGCCGGCCAGGTCCGGGAGTGGCTGAAGACGCTACGCAAGAAGAACGCCTCCGTCGTGTTCGCTACTCAGTCATTGTCCGACATCGACAATTCGGCGATTGCGCCCGCCATCATCGAAAGCTGCCCGACGCGGCTGTTGTTGCCGAACGAGCGCGCGATCGAGCCGCAGATATCCGCCGTCTATCAGCGCTTCGGCCTCAACGATCGGCAGATCGAGATTCTGGCGCGTGCTACGCCGAAGCGCGATTATTACTGCCAGTCGCGCCGCGGCAACCGGCTGTTCGAGCTCGGCCTCGGCGCGATTGCGCTGGCTCTTTGCGCTGCGTCCTCCAAGGCCGACCAGGCCTTGATCGCGCGCGTGCTCGCCGAGCATGGGCGGGACGGCTTTGTGAGCGAATGGCTCCGCCGGCGCGACGCCGGCTGGGCCGCCGACCTCATCCCCGATCTCCGCAACCTGGAGTTTCCAACATGA
- a CDS encoding VirB3 family type IV secretion system protein produces the protein MEEVISGFAAPVHRALTEHIMLGGAPRAVAILNGTLAAALGLGLRLWLAGLVLAMLGHAAAVWAAKRDPQFVDVVRRHLRIPGHLSV, from the coding sequence ATGGAGGAGGTCATCTCTGGCTTTGCCGCACCCGTTCATCGCGCGCTCACAGAACACATCATGTTGGGCGGCGCGCCGCGCGCGGTCGCAATCCTCAACGGCACCTTGGCCGCGGCGCTTGGCCTTGGCCTGCGGTTGTGGCTCGCCGGTCTGGTGCTCGCAATGCTCGGCCACGCCGCCGCCGTCTGGGCCGCCAAGCGCGATCCGCAGTTCGTCGATGTGGTGCGCCGCCATCTGCGCATCCCCGGTCATCTTTCCGTTTGA
- a CDS encoding TrbC/VirB2 family protein, translating to MIHRPHPLRRAIATITGFTTLTTVLASLTAAPAWAAGSSMPWEQPLNQILQSVEGPVAKIMAVIIIIVTGLTLAFGDTSGGFRRLIQIVFGLSIAFAASSFFLSFFSFGGGALV from the coding sequence ATGATCCATCGTCCGCACCCACTTCGCCGTGCCATCGCGACGATCACCGGCTTTACAACCCTAACCACGGTCCTGGCGTCGTTGACCGCTGCACCGGCCTGGGCGGCCGGCTCAAGCATGCCGTGGGAACAGCCACTCAACCAGATCCTGCAATCGGTCGAAGGCCCGGTCGCCAAGATCATGGCTGTGATCATCATCATCGTCACCGGACTGACGCTGGCGTTCGGCGATACCTCGGGCGGCTTTCGCCGACTGATCCAGATCGTGTTCGGTCTGTCGATCGCGTTTGCGGCGAGCTCCTTCTTTCTCTCGTTCTTCTCCTTCGGCGGCGGAGCGCTGGTCTAA